Proteins encoded within one genomic window of Corallococcus macrosporus:
- a CDS encoding trypsin-like serine peptidase, which produces MTNKTNVARWGASRSVALWMAVVSGLSAGACGSSEEAPDAVELRSRKDRAYDWTDDRTDVYAHPDPALVDLALHSTPIYGSATPASVAASPTLGAKYNLCPTERFLNDPTVGSCSGVLVDDDLILTAGHCFTGSIVGSKWSFGYYRPSATTVATVTSEDIFTVSEVVLMGGSTDPNDYAFVRLDRSATPRFTPARVAFGTYPLSFGAPVATIGSSSGMPLKIDSGGTVRSTGTSGSFYEVSLDIFRGNSGGAVYARDGNTVVAVVTGARGGEYVDGPTGTCKVAAQSTLVPTGVGTVIRPMLNALCATPGFTSNRLCFKFKGAIEGIDSAGWVTGWVFDRRTPEAPLTVTVNLTRTSFPMTGTTFTVQTDQLRPDINRQFGLTGNHGFRFQIPSSYFNGSGIVGVTVPDTSYPYTYNLPGGPMYY; this is translated from the coding sequence ATGACAAACAAGACGAACGTGGCGCGTTGGGGCGCCTCGCGAAGTGTGGCGCTGTGGATGGCGGTTGTGTCTGGGCTGTCGGCCGGGGCGTGTGGATCCTCGGAGGAGGCTCCTGATGCCGTCGAGCTGCGCAGCCGCAAGGACCGCGCCTATGATTGGACCGACGACCGCACGGATGTCTACGCCCATCCGGATCCCGCGTTGGTTGACCTCGCGCTCCACTCCACTCCCATTTACGGGTCCGCGACACCCGCGTCCGTCGCGGCGAGCCCGACGCTGGGGGCCAAGTACAACCTCTGCCCCACCGAGCGCTTCCTCAACGACCCGACAGTGGGCTCCTGCTCGGGGGTGCTCGTGGATGATGACCTGATCCTGACGGCAGGGCACTGCTTCACCGGTTCGATCGTCGGGAGCAAATGGTCGTTTGGCTATTACAGGCCCTCCGCGACGACAGTGGCGACCGTGACCAGTGAGGATATCTTCACGGTCAGCGAGGTCGTCCTGATGGGAGGGTCCACCGACCCGAATGACTATGCATTCGTGCGACTGGATCGGTCTGCCACACCGCGCTTCACCCCTGCAAGGGTGGCCTTTGGTACCTATCCGCTCTCGTTCGGGGCCCCTGTTGCAACGATTGGATCGTCTTCAGGGATGCCATTGAAGATTGATTCGGGTGGGACGGTGCGGTCGACCGGAACGAGCGGCTCTTTTTATGAAGTGAGCCTGGATATCTTCCGGGGCAATTCGGGAGGAGCGGTCTACGCGCGCGACGGCAATACCGTTGTTGCCGTGGTGACCGGCGCGAGGGGAGGGGAGTACGTAGACGGCCCGACGGGTACCTGTAAGGTGGCTGCCCAGTCGACGCTGGTCCCGACGGGGGTAGGAACTGTGATCCGCCCCATGCTGAATGCCCTCTGCGCCACTCCGGGCTTCACCAGCAATCGCCTCTGCTTCAAGTTCAAGGGCGCGATCGAGGGCATCGACAGCGCGGGCTGGGTGACGGGGTGGGTCTTCGACCGCAGGACGCCGGAGGCGCCGCTCACGGTCACCGTGAACCTCACCCGGACATCATTTCCCATGACGGGCACGACCTTCACCGTCCAGACCGACCAGCTCCGGCCGGACATCAACCGGCAGTTCGGGCTCACGGGGAACCATGGTTTCCGGTTCCAGATCCCCTCTTCGTACTTCAATGGCTCGGGCATCGTGGGGGTCACCGTGCCGGATACGTCATACCCGTATACCTACAACCTGCCAGGCGGCCCGATGTACTACTAG
- the rdgB gene encoding RdgB/HAM1 family non-canonical purine NTP pyrophosphatase, whose translation MKPKLLFATGNAGKVRELRLLVGDAVEVVSLKDLPPVPEPVEDGATFEENAVKKAREYSLATGLPALADDSGLCVDALDGRPGVHSARYAPGSDKDRYEKLLQELADVPEEKRTASFRCALALVTGKGDAPHVEVGRCEGVILRSPKGTNGFGYDPVFQVAGEGGRSMAELAPEEKSRVSHRARAFQLMRRHLLAL comes from the coding sequence ATGAAGCCGAAGCTGCTCTTCGCCACCGGCAACGCCGGCAAGGTGCGCGAGCTGCGCCTGCTGGTGGGCGACGCCGTGGAGGTGGTGTCCCTCAAGGACCTGCCCCCCGTGCCGGAGCCCGTGGAGGACGGCGCCACCTTCGAGGAGAACGCGGTGAAGAAGGCCCGCGAGTACTCCCTGGCCACCGGCCTGCCCGCGCTGGCGGACGACTCCGGGCTGTGCGTGGACGCGCTGGACGGGCGGCCCGGCGTGCACTCCGCCCGGTACGCGCCGGGCAGCGACAAGGACCGGTACGAGAAGCTGCTCCAGGAGCTGGCGGACGTGCCGGAGGAGAAGCGCACCGCGTCCTTCCGCTGCGCCCTGGCCCTGGTGACGGGGAAGGGCGATGCCCCCCACGTGGAGGTGGGCCGCTGCGAGGGCGTCATCCTGCGCTCGCCCAAGGGGACGAACGGCTTCGGCTACGACCCCGTGTTCCAGGTGGCGGGGGAGGGCGGGCGCTCCATGGCGGAGCTGGCCCCGGAGGAGAAGTCCCGGGTGTCGCACCGGGCCCGGGCCTTCCAGTTGATGCGGCGCCATCTGTTGGCGCTCTGA
- the rph gene encoding ribonuclease PH, which yields MRSFNRGALDLRPVTLTPNVNRYAEGSVQVEFGHTKVLVTCSVEDRVPPHLMGKGSGWVTAEYGMLPRATHTRGSREAAKGKQSGRTMEIQRLIGRALRASVDLQALGVRTFTLDCDVIQADGGTRTASITGAYVALVLAMRSLNKPGILKGLTPLAAVSVGVVNGEVRVDLDYDEDSTAEVDLNLVATGDGRIVEVQGTAEHKLFDRKSMDAMLDGGLAAIQQLAAAQAKVLG from the coding sequence GTGCGTTCCTTCAACCGTGGTGCGCTGGACCTCCGGCCTGTCACCCTCACGCCCAACGTCAACCGCTACGCGGAGGGCTCCGTCCAGGTGGAGTTCGGCCACACCAAGGTGCTCGTCACCTGCTCGGTGGAGGACCGCGTCCCGCCGCACCTGATGGGCAAGGGCTCGGGCTGGGTGACGGCCGAGTACGGCATGCTCCCGCGCGCCACGCACACCCGCGGCTCGCGTGAGGCCGCCAAGGGCAAGCAGTCCGGCCGCACCATGGAGATCCAGCGCCTCATCGGCCGGGCCCTGCGCGCGTCCGTGGACCTGCAGGCCCTGGGCGTGCGCACCTTCACGCTGGACTGCGACGTCATCCAGGCGGACGGCGGCACGCGCACCGCGTCCATCACCGGCGCGTACGTGGCGCTGGTGCTGGCCATGCGCTCGCTCAACAAGCCGGGCATCCTGAAGGGCCTCACCCCGCTCGCGGCCGTCTCCGTGGGCGTGGTGAACGGCGAGGTGCGCGTGGACCTGGACTACGACGAGGACTCCACCGCGGAGGTGGACCTGAACCTCGTGGCCACGGGCGACGGCCGCATCGTGGAGGTGCAGGGCACCGCCGAGCACAAGCTCTTCGACCGCAAGTCCATGGACGCGATGCTGGACGGAGGTCTGGCCGCCATCCAGCAGCTCGCCGCCGCGCAGGCGAAGGTGCTGGGATGA
- a CDS encoding N-acetylmuramoyl-L-alanine amidase family protein: MSPRRFPLRPLLLACLLPALAGAGERGARIVIDPGHGGAKEGAKGPGDLWEKEIALQIAQRLREKLEAAGSEVFLTRERDTQMALSERVEFSNIQRPDLFLSIHANSMPTKRLRERTEGIETYFLSANASGEAARAVADRENAEAPTARSARGHSTLAFILDDLARTEAHTDASRLAYAIHPRLVSRSGAADRGVQQAPFFVLTGVEAPAVLIEVGFISHPQEGARLGKAAYQETLAEAIADGVQAFLRETRRRDSSPPQPVAGSTAP; this comes from the coding sequence ATGTCGCCTCGCCGCTTCCCCCTCCGCCCCCTCCTGCTCGCGTGCCTCCTGCCGGCCCTCGCCGGGGCGGGGGAGCGCGGTGCGCGCATCGTCATCGACCCGGGACATGGCGGGGCGAAGGAGGGCGCGAAGGGGCCCGGAGACCTCTGGGAGAAGGAGATCGCCCTCCAGATTGCCCAGCGCCTGCGCGAGAAGCTGGAGGCCGCGGGCAGCGAGGTGTTCCTCACGCGCGAGCGCGACACGCAGATGGCGCTGTCGGAGCGGGTGGAGTTCTCCAACATCCAGCGGCCGGACCTCTTCCTCTCCATCCACGCCAACTCCATGCCCACGAAGCGCCTGCGCGAGCGCACGGAAGGCATCGAGACGTACTTCCTCTCCGCCAACGCCTCCGGTGAGGCGGCGCGGGCGGTGGCGGACCGCGAGAACGCAGAAGCGCCCACGGCCCGCTCCGCGCGGGGCCACTCCACGCTGGCCTTCATCCTGGATGACCTGGCACGCACGGAGGCGCACACGGACGCGTCCCGGCTGGCCTATGCCATCCACCCGCGCCTCGTTTCCAGGAGCGGTGCGGCGGACCGGGGCGTGCAGCAGGCCCCCTTCTTCGTCCTCACGGGCGTGGAGGCGCCGGCGGTGCTGATTGAAGTGGGCTTCATCTCCCACCCGCAGGAGGGCGCGCGGCTGGGGAAGGCCGCGTACCAGGAGACCCTGGCGGAGGCCATCGCGGACGGGGTGCAGGCCTTCCTCCGGGAGACGCGCCGGCGGGACTCCTCGCCCCCGCAACCGGTGGCTGGATCCACCGCGCCCTGA
- the selD gene encoding selenide, water dikinase SelD, with the protein MAGGKPVAPKKRLTEMSHCAGCAAKLKAGDLATVLGGLKGAASHPRALVGFNTNDDAAVYQVAPGMAVVETVDFFPPLVDDPFQFGAIAAANALSDIWAMGAKPLFALNLVCFPDELPLKTLQKILAGGQSKADEAGIPILGGHSIRDPEPKFGMAVTGVVHPKKVLTNAGAKPGDVLLLTKPVGTGIATTAIKRGLASKQLTKRVTAQMATLNKAAGEVFASGAFKVHALTDVTGFGLLGHLLEMMTGAKTRAALDLERIPLIAEVPALAEAGVIPGGTKTNLAHVKKQVTFPEGLPEHIQWLLADAQTNGGLLASVPARHALKAIQALEKAGVDAALIGEVQAGRPGIDVIG; encoded by the coding sequence ATGGCGGGCGGGAAGCCGGTGGCGCCGAAGAAGCGCCTCACGGAGATGAGCCACTGCGCGGGCTGCGCGGCGAAGCTCAAGGCGGGGGACCTGGCGACGGTCCTGGGCGGGCTCAAGGGGGCGGCGTCCCACCCTCGGGCCCTGGTGGGCTTCAACACGAACGACGACGCCGCCGTGTACCAGGTGGCGCCGGGCATGGCCGTGGTGGAGACGGTGGACTTCTTCCCGCCGCTCGTGGACGACCCGTTCCAGTTCGGCGCCATCGCCGCGGCCAACGCGCTGTCGGACATCTGGGCCATGGGCGCGAAGCCGTTGTTCGCGCTCAACCTGGTGTGCTTCCCGGACGAGCTGCCGCTCAAGACGCTGCAGAAGATCCTGGCGGGTGGCCAGTCCAAGGCGGACGAGGCGGGCATCCCCATCCTGGGCGGCCACAGCATCCGCGACCCGGAGCCCAAGTTCGGCATGGCCGTCACCGGCGTGGTGCACCCGAAGAAGGTGCTCACCAACGCGGGCGCGAAGCCGGGGGACGTGCTGCTGCTCACCAAGCCCGTGGGCACGGGCATCGCCACCACCGCCATCAAGCGGGGGCTTGCGTCCAAGCAGCTCACCAAGCGCGTGACGGCGCAGATGGCCACGCTCAACAAGGCTGCCGGTGAGGTGTTCGCGTCGGGCGCCTTCAAGGTACACGCGCTCACGGACGTGACGGGCTTCGGCCTCCTGGGCCACCTGCTGGAGATGATGACCGGCGCGAAGACGCGCGCGGCGCTGGACCTGGAGCGCATCCCGCTCATCGCGGAGGTGCCCGCGCTGGCGGAGGCCGGCGTGATTCCGGGCGGCACGAAGACGAACCTCGCCCACGTGAAGAAGCAGGTGACGTTCCCGGAGGGGCTGCCGGAGCACATCCAGTGGCTGCTCGCGGACGCGCAGACCAACGGCGGCCTGCTGGCCAGCGTGCCCGCGCGCCACGCGCTCAAGGCCATCCAGGCGCTGGAGAAGGCGGGCGTGGACGCGGCCCTCATCGGCGAGGTCCAGGCGGGCCGTCCCGGCATCGACGTCATCGGCTGA
- a CDS encoding DUF4388 domain-containing protein, whose amino-acid sequence MSTPGGTAKSFALKFISGKYQGGEFPLKANKQIVVGRSSELDMVLVEDMVSRKHAKILFSDGAITIEDLGSTNGTFVNGEKVKQAKLKEGDRILIGTSILKLVHQGAESAAVDESVVKQKLEEAAAAQAARTTKASSMTGKIEEIPLPDLLQLFHTSKKNGVLVVNNAHEGRIYLRQGRVYYAVIDDNHNLGPQKSFNRIVTWEEGDFELRPADTQEFMVELDSSTEALLMDALRQLDEFKRLQPNLPPMATALRIAQPLTAPLKELTPEMLDVLQLVHNHGSLGGVLDHSDGDDVLTAETVVQLMKRDYVRAE is encoded by the coding sequence GTGAGCACTCCTGGCGGTACGGCGAAGTCCTTTGCCCTCAAGTTCATCTCCGGGAAGTACCAGGGCGGTGAGTTCCCGCTGAAGGCCAACAAGCAGATCGTCGTCGGACGGTCGAGCGAGTTGGACATGGTGCTGGTGGAGGACATGGTCTCGCGCAAGCACGCGAAGATCTTGTTCTCCGACGGAGCCATCACCATCGAGGACCTGGGGTCCACCAACGGCACCTTCGTCAACGGCGAGAAGGTCAAGCAGGCCAAGCTGAAGGAGGGGGACCGCATCCTCATCGGGACCTCCATCCTCAAGCTCGTGCACCAGGGCGCGGAGAGCGCCGCCGTGGACGAGAGCGTCGTGAAGCAGAAGCTGGAGGAGGCCGCCGCCGCCCAGGCCGCGCGCACCACCAAGGCCAGCTCCATGACGGGGAAGATCGAGGAAATTCCCCTCCCGGACCTGCTCCAGCTCTTCCACACGTCCAAGAAGAACGGCGTGCTCGTGGTGAACAACGCCCACGAGGGCCGCATCTACCTGCGCCAGGGCCGCGTGTACTACGCGGTCATCGACGACAACCACAACCTGGGCCCGCAGAAGAGCTTCAACCGCATCGTCACCTGGGAAGAGGGTGACTTCGAGCTGCGCCCCGCGGACACGCAGGAGTTCATGGTGGAGCTGGACTCCTCCACGGAAGCGCTCCTGATGGACGCCCTGCGGCAGCTGGACGAGTTCAAGCGCCTGCAGCCGAACCTGCCGCCCATGGCCACGGCGCTGCGCATCGCGCAGCCGTTGACGGCGCCGCTCAAGGAGCTGACGCCGGAGATGCTGGACGTGCTGCAGCTCGTGCACAACCACGGCTCGCTGGGCGGCGTGCTGGACCACTCGGACGGCGACGACGTGCTCACCGCCGAGACGGTGGTGCAGCTCATGAAGCGCGACTACGTGCGCGCGGAGTAA
- a CDS encoding tetratricopeptide repeat protein, with translation MDEALKQLLTLGRGSFEKKQYAQAEQFLTKVVEQNPTFADVYNMLGIIYHDQGQFARAQRAFESALRLNPAYTEAALNLAVIYNDMGKYAEAKEVYQAALSRQKGAPGELDPYVMKKVANMYADIGDVFASSGVWQKAIEEYRRALAHFPEFVDIRLKLGNALRDAGDNAAAIAEYEQVIAQNPSYIPGRINYGIALYSAGRRDEAVKVWEDVLVRSPGNKSAQMYLNLVKDPGKAEVTG, from the coding sequence ATGGACGAAGCCCTCAAGCAGCTACTGACCCTCGGGCGCGGCTCCTTCGAGAAGAAGCAGTACGCCCAGGCCGAGCAGTTCCTGACGAAGGTGGTCGAGCAGAATCCGACCTTCGCCGACGTCTACAACATGCTCGGCATCATCTACCACGACCAGGGCCAGTTCGCCCGGGCGCAGCGGGCCTTCGAGTCCGCGCTGCGGCTCAACCCCGCGTACACCGAGGCCGCGCTCAACCTGGCGGTCATCTACAACGACATGGGGAAGTACGCGGAGGCGAAGGAGGTCTACCAGGCCGCCTTGTCCCGCCAGAAGGGCGCCCCTGGCGAGCTGGACCCCTACGTCATGAAGAAGGTGGCCAACATGTACGCCGACATCGGCGACGTGTTCGCCTCCAGCGGCGTGTGGCAGAAGGCCATTGAAGAGTACCGCCGCGCGCTGGCGCACTTCCCGGAGTTCGTGGACATCCGCCTCAAGCTCGGCAACGCGCTGAGGGACGCCGGGGACAACGCGGCGGCCATCGCGGAGTACGAACAGGTCATCGCGCAGAATCCGTCGTACATTCCTGGACGGATCAATTATGGAATCGCCCTCTATTCGGCGGGACGCCGTGACGAGGCGGTGAAGGTCTGGGAAGACGTGCTCGTGCGCAGCCCCGGCAACAAGAGCGCGCAGATGTACCTCAACCTGGTGAAGGACCCGGGGAAGGCGGAAGTGACGGGTTGA
- a CDS encoding outer membrane protein assembly factor BamD: MRSAVLVLTALLMTSCAALSAGPAGEPDYATQAAENLALGEAALEDKDFLKAEKYFDHVRTKFPYLEAAREAELKLADLDFAREMFPESRDKFDSFIKLHPTHPKVDYAAYRAALSYVEEFPSEFFALPPSYEKEQKPMYDALRAMNGFLRQYPDSQYAKDAKVHADDARQRLARHELYVASFYAKRERWKAVAQRLEGLLKDYPGTPLEEEALFDLHNAYVKLNDTERAQNTLREVLKRLPGTPAAQRAQKMLGS, translated from the coding sequence ATGCGCTCCGCCGTCCTCGTCCTGACCGCCCTGCTGATGACCTCCTGTGCCGCCCTCTCCGCGGGGCCCGCGGGCGAGCCCGACTACGCCACCCAGGCGGCGGAGAACCTGGCGCTGGGCGAGGCCGCGCTGGAGGACAAGGACTTCCTCAAGGCGGAGAAGTACTTCGACCACGTCCGCACCAAGTTCCCCTACCTGGAGGCAGCCCGCGAGGCGGAGCTGAAGCTGGCGGACCTGGACTTCGCCCGGGAGATGTTCCCGGAGTCGCGCGACAAGTTCGACTCCTTCATCAAGCTGCACCCCACCCACCCCAAGGTGGACTACGCCGCCTACCGCGCGGCGCTCTCCTACGTGGAGGAGTTCCCCTCGGAGTTCTTCGCCCTGCCGCCTTCCTACGAGAAGGAGCAGAAGCCCATGTACGACGCGCTCCGGGCCATGAACGGCTTCCTGCGCCAGTACCCGGATTCGCAGTACGCGAAGGACGCCAAGGTGCACGCCGACGACGCCCGCCAGCGCCTGGCGCGCCACGAGCTCTACGTCGCGTCCTTCTACGCCAAGCGCGAGCGCTGGAAGGCCGTGGCCCAGCGCCTGGAGGGGCTGCTCAAGGACTACCCGGGCACGCCGCTGGAAGAGGAGGCCCTCTTCGACCTGCACAACGCCTACGTGAAGCTCAACGACACGGAGCGCGCGCAGAACACGCTGCGTGAGGTCCTCAAGCGCCTGCCGGGCACGCCCGCCGCCCAGCGCGCCCAGAAGATGCTGGGGTCGTGA
- a CDS encoding regulatory protein RecX → MVDEPEGPEAVQRATDACLRLLKARGRSRHELTLALERKGFPASVRDAVMTRLSEWGYLDDAKFARERAAALLGKGKLGPRAVLQRLQAHGLEGTEARRALSEAKDAVGFDALEAARQVLEKRRLAGRPLDAKEQARAGRLLLSRGFAPDIVTRLVGEPSLDPSGQDE, encoded by the coding sequence ATGGTTGACGAGCCCGAAGGGCCAGAGGCTGTCCAGCGCGCCACCGACGCCTGCCTGCGCCTGCTCAAGGCGCGCGGCAGGAGCCGGCATGAGCTGACGCTCGCGCTGGAGCGCAAGGGCTTCCCGGCGTCCGTGCGCGACGCGGTGATGACCCGCCTGTCGGAGTGGGGCTACCTGGACGACGCGAAGTTCGCGCGCGAACGCGCCGCGGCCCTGCTGGGCAAGGGGAAGCTGGGGCCCCGGGCGGTGCTCCAGCGGCTGCAGGCGCACGGGCTGGAGGGCACGGAGGCCCGGCGGGCGCTGTCCGAGGCGAAGGACGCGGTGGGCTTCGACGCGCTGGAGGCCGCCCGGCAGGTGCTGGAGAAGCGGCGCCTGGCGGGCCGCCCGCTGGACGCGAAGGAGCAGGCCCGCGCGGGGCGGCTGTTGCTCAGCCGGGGTTTCGCGCCGGACATCGTGACCCGGCTGGTGGGAGAACCTTCGCTGGACCCCTCCGGGCAGGACGAATAG